A genomic segment from uncultured Desulfuromonas sp. encodes:
- a CDS encoding nitrous oxide-stimulated promoter family protein has product MTSAKRLAKDEKVLRVFIATFCRQNHLNAGVSVAREDQGRHYCAECAELLDYALQRLQRCPLNPKPACKDCPVHCYRPQMRERIRQVMKFSGIHFVKRGRLDWLWHYFF; this is encoded by the coding sequence ATGACTTCTGCGAAACGGCTTGCCAAAGATGAAAAGGTGCTGCGTGTCTTCATTGCCACGTTTTGCCGACAGAATCATCTCAACGCAGGTGTCTCTGTTGCACGCGAAGATCAGGGCCGGCACTATTGTGCCGAATGTGCTGAGTTGCTTGATTATGCGTTGCAACGGTTGCAGCGTTGTCCACTTAACCCGAAACCGGCCTGCAAAGATTGCCCGGTCCATTGCTATCGTCCGCAGATGCGCGAGCGTATCCGGCAGGTGATGAAATTCAGTGGTATCCACTTTGTCAAACGGGGGCGATTGGACTGGCTGTGGCACTATTTTTTCTAG
- a CDS encoding ATP-binding cassette domain-containing protein, translating to MTRDQLLHRPFTEVLAQAAYIRDFFDSFALTLPAAEQSLDDYIAALASEQLEDLGLDREAFCQALVSYVEGMEGLSSTQEQVQSLTIKGGFNKQGDAENFELELKPGQVVCIVGLTGSGKSRLLADIEWVAQGDTPTGRRVLINGAVPDPTWRFSTEHKLVAQLSQNMNFVMDLSVEEFIRIHAESRFVPDSATKVKKIIAQANELAGEPFDGDTPITSLSGGQSRALMIADTAILSQSPIVLIDEIENAGIDRKKALALLVREEKIVLMATHDPILALMGQRRLVIRHGGVARIIDTSDAERANLKQLEQLDQQLMALRHRIRQGETLEVL from the coding sequence ATGACCCGTGATCAACTGCTTCACCGCCCCTTTACCGAAGTGCTGGCACAGGCCGCGTACATCCGTGATTTTTTTGATTCTTTTGCCCTAACCTTGCCCGCAGCGGAGCAGAGTCTTGATGACTATATTGCGGCACTGGCCAGCGAACAGCTCGAAGATCTCGGCCTGGATCGCGAGGCTTTTTGCCAGGCACTGGTCAGCTACGTTGAGGGGATGGAAGGTTTGTCCTCAACTCAGGAGCAGGTGCAGTCGCTGACCATCAAAGGGGGCTTCAACAAACAGGGTGACGCGGAAAACTTTGAACTGGAGTTGAAACCCGGCCAGGTGGTGTGCATTGTCGGCCTGACCGGTTCCGGCAAAAGTCGTCTGCTGGCTGATATTGAATGGGTGGCGCAGGGCGACACACCGACCGGGCGCCGGGTGTTGATCAATGGAGCCGTTCCTGATCCCACGTGGCGCTTTTCCACCGAGCATAAACTGGTTGCCCAGTTATCGCAGAACATGAACTTTGTCATGGACTTGAGCGTTGAAGAGTTTATCCGCATTCATGCTGAGAGCCGTTTTGTTCCTGACAGTGCGACCAAGGTGAAGAAGATTATTGCCCAGGCCAATGAACTGGCCGGGGAACCTTTTGACGGTGACACGCCGATCACCTCGCTTAGTGGTGGCCAGTCGCGGGCACTGATGATTGCCGACACGGCGATTCTCAGCCAGTCGCCCATTGTGCTGATCGACGAGATCGAAAATGCCGGGATTGATCGCAAGAAAGCCCTGGCATTGCTGGTGCGTGAGGAGAAGATTGTCCTGATGGCGACCCACGACCCGATCCTGGCCCTGATGGGACAGCGGCGGCTGGTAATCCGTCATGGCGGCGTGGCGCGAATCATTGACACCAGCGATGCCGAACGGGCCAACCTCAAGCAACTCGAACAGTTGGATCAACAACTGATGGCGTTACGCCATCGCATTCGCCAGGGGGAGACCCTGGAAGTTCTTTAA
- a CDS encoding ABC transporter substrate-binding protein — MSIQPQMTIKQIIDTWPQTRDVFTANGFEQFAQSEMIDRVGRFLKLESALSQKGYDCAAFIALLQERIDAADQQADITLVERQRDHYDIDLAGLLPCPVRMPLLELVTREVEAFEAQTGLRVRSRLEAASIGADWMEEHIHQAKSVAELPDLFVSAGFDVFFDPQGIGGYCRDGLFTALEYPAVNADFDGLTLADPQHAYSMISVVPAVFMVDKQQLGELPVPRTWADILDPIYAGKISLPVGDFDLFNAILLTIHKEFGDEGIERLGRSMLSSLHPAQMVKTASRQQDDKPLVTILPYFFTRMAMHVPSVEIVWPEDGAIISPIFLLAKSERLDELRPLADLLAGEEVGTILAQKGLFPSLHPHVKNSLPEVAPWKWLGWDYIYEQDIAGLIRHAEVVFNRAVAGGDA; from the coding sequence ATGTCGATACAACCACAGATGACCATCAAGCAGATTATTGACACTTGGCCGCAGACACGGGATGTGTTTACCGCCAACGGCTTTGAACAATTTGCTCAATCCGAGATGATTGACCGGGTCGGTCGCTTCCTCAAGCTGGAGTCGGCCCTGAGCCAAAAAGGCTACGATTGTGCGGCGTTTATTGCCCTGTTGCAGGAGCGTATTGACGCAGCCGACCAGCAGGCGGATATCACTCTGGTGGAGCGCCAACGCGACCACTACGATATTGATCTGGCCGGTCTGTTGCCGTGCCCGGTCCGTATGCCGTTACTCGAATTGGTGACCCGCGAGGTGGAGGCCTTTGAAGCGCAAACCGGCCTGCGGGTGCGCAGCCGCCTTGAGGCGGCGTCCATTGGCGCCGACTGGATGGAAGAGCATATCCATCAGGCTAAAAGCGTTGCCGAATTGCCGGACCTGTTTGTTTCCGCCGGCTTTGATGTGTTCTTCGACCCGCAGGGGATTGGCGGTTATTGCCGTGATGGGCTGTTCACCGCTCTGGAGTATCCAGCGGTCAATGCGGACTTTGACGGCTTGACTCTGGCTGATCCGCAGCACGCCTATTCAATGATTTCGGTGGTTCCGGCCGTCTTCATGGTCGATAAACAACAGTTGGGCGAGCTGCCGGTGCCGCGCACCTGGGCGGATATCCTCGACCCGATCTATGCCGGGAAGATCTCCTTGCCGGTGGGCGATTTTGATCTATTCAATGCCATCCTGCTGACGATTCACAAGGAGTTCGGCGACGAAGGTATTGAGCGGCTAGGTCGTTCCATGCTTAGTTCGCTGCATCCGGCGCAGATGGTCAAGACGGCATCGCGCCAGCAGGACGACAAGCCGCTGGTGACGATTTTGCCGTACTTCTTTACCCGCATGGCCATGCACGTGCCATCCGTCGAGATCGTCTGGCCCGAGGATGGCGCGATTATCAGCCCGATCTTCCTGCTGGCTAAAAGCGAGCGCCTTGATGAACTTCGCCCCTTGGCGGATCTGCTCGCCGGCGAAGAGGTGGGGACGATTCTTGCCCAGAAAGGATTGTTCCCATCCCTGCACCCGCACGTCAAAAACAGCCTGCCCGAGGTCGCGCCATGGAAATGGCTGGGCTGGGATTATATCTATGAACAGGATATCGCTGGGCTGATCCGTCATGCTGAGGTGGTATTCAATCGGGCGGTGGCCGGAGGTGACGCATGA
- the nrfA gene encoding ammonia-forming cytochrome c nitrite reductase: MKRSTFVTIACVVVMVPMLLLVISIKENKAEQKAINSVPEIKKLEPKSAEWGKYYPRQYDSYLETRKSDEIKDVLKQDPNLVVLWAGYGFSKDYNAPRGHYYILEDNINTLRTGAPVDQKSGPMPTACWTCKSPDVPRLIEEKGELDFFTGKWARWGSEIVNPVGCADCHDNKTMKLTVTRDFLKRALDAEGSEPFADAKHQDMRTLVCVQCHSEYYFKKTPWTDPAGEEHTAGVVTFPWDNGLSAEDIEQYYDEREFVDWTHKLSKTPMLKAQHPGYETFKTGIHGKNNLACADCHMPYVREGGVKYSSHKIGSPLDDMQNTCLNCHGESEQELKDIIARKLERKNELAHTATDILAKAHLEAAKAWELGATEAEMKPALTDIRHGQWRWDFAVAAHGGFFHAPEETLRILGSAINKAHDARLKLRIILAKYSAADYQAPAITSKEQAQELIGLPMEKLVNDKKEFLGTLREEWNKEAATKGIFDPKTRDMEFKTSYSK; the protein is encoded by the coding sequence ATGAAGAGATCAACATTCGTGACAATTGCTTGTGTGGTGGTCATGGTCCCTATGCTGTTGCTTGTGATCTCCATCAAGGAGAATAAGGCCGAGCAGAAAGCGATTAATTCAGTACCTGAAATCAAGAAGTTAGAACCAAAGAGTGCCGAATGGGGCAAATATTATCCACGTCAGTACGATTCCTATCTGGAGACGCGCAAGAGTGATGAAATCAAGGATGTGTTGAAGCAGGATCCCAATCTGGTGGTACTGTGGGCCGGTTACGGCTTTTCGAAAGATTATAACGCGCCGCGTGGGCACTACTACATTCTGGAAGACAACATCAATACGTTGCGTACGGGTGCTCCCGTTGATCAGAAGAGCGGCCCGATGCCAACTGCCTGCTGGACCTGTAAGTCACCGGATGTACCGCGCCTGATTGAAGAGAAGGGTGAGCTTGACTTCTTTACGGGTAAGTGGGCTCGCTGGGGCAGTGAGATCGTGAACCCGGTTGGCTGTGCAGATTGCCATGATAACAAGACCATGAAACTGACCGTGACCCGTGATTTCCTCAAGCGTGCGCTTGATGCCGAAGGGAGCGAGCCGTTTGCTGATGCCAAGCATCAGGATATGCGCACCCTGGTGTGTGTCCAGTGCCATTCCGAGTATTACTTCAAGAAGACTCCTTGGACAGACCCGGCAGGTGAAGAACATACTGCTGGTGTTGTCACCTTCCCATGGGATAATGGTCTTTCCGCCGAGGACATTGAGCAATACTACGATGAGCGCGAGTTTGTTGACTGGACCCATAAGTTGAGCAAGACGCCGATGCTCAAAGCTCAGCACCCCGGATACGAGACCTTTAAAACCGGCATTCACGGCAAGAACAATCTGGCCTGTGCGGATTGCCATATGCCGTATGTGCGTGAGGGTGGCGTGAAGTACTCCAGTCATAAGATTGGCAGTCCGCTGGACGACATGCAGAATACCTGCCTCAACTGTCATGGTGAAAGTGAGCAGGAGCTCAAGGACATCATTGCTCGTAAGCTGGAGCGCAAAAACGAGTTGGCCCATACCGCGACGGATATTTTGGCCAAGGCCCATCTTGAGGCCGCTAAAGCGTGGGAGTTGGGTGCCACTGAGGCTGAGATGAAGCCTGCGCTGACTGATATTCGCCACGGTCAATGGCGGTGGGATTTTGCCGTCGCAGCCCATGGCGGCTTCTTCCACGCACCGGAGGAAACTCTGCGTATTCTTGGCAGTGCCATCAATAAAGCACATGATGCACGTTTGAAGCTGCGGATCATTTTGGCGAAATATAGTGCTGCAGATTATCAGGCACCCGCCATTACCAGTAAGGAGCAGGCCCAGGAGTTGATCGGTCTGCCCATGGAAAAACTGGTGAATGATAAGAAAGAGTTCCTTGGTACTTTGCGTGAAGAATGGAACAAGGAAGCGGCGACCAAAGGGATTTTTGACCCGAAGACTCGCGACATGGAGTTCAAAACATCCTACAGTAAGTAG
- a CDS encoding multicopper oxidase domain-containing protein translates to MHHLGSLILGAVLSLLLLVAPVCGATIDYELTISRQTMTIDGVSADAMTINNGIPGPVLTFTEGDHARIQVHNKMSVPTSIHWHGILLPPGMDGVPNISFPAIAPGTTFTYEFEIRQQGTYWYHSHSALQEQRGVYGAIVIHPRKHQAEQNESVVLFSDWTHEDPHAVLRTLKRGSEWYSVSKGKAQSLIGAARAGRLSDFFTRELQRMPSMDIADVAYDRFLANGRPETLIPEASGHQQRLRLVNGSATSFFYVESATGPLTIVSADGQEVQPLSVPRLLIGVAETYDVLVDVPPQGAYELRATAHDGSAYASVWLGRGHRYAAAQMADPDVYHAMGGLSLAQFFAWTPSGSMGMADREVLRGAFDAPGMAGMSSMDSMAGMEMSHSGAMSEMSGMGNMAAMDGHAMMPADAMKKDHMVMADMTMAAESEMQTDSASGMAWIGNRFASNFVLMAADVSSASALVMDGMSAQRPAPPYKKLQAPHPTSFATDRPHRDIRLTLDGDMERYVWLLNNRPLSAGDDIEIRQGEVVRFIMINRTMMFHPMHLHGHFFRVINGQGERSPLKHTVIVEPMSTTVIEFDANEVGDWFFHCHLLYHMESGMARMVHYEEFPLPENLQGIRPQLYHDPWYAWADVDVLSQMTEGNLTLTNTFNTLTADWEVGWGKVEDTEWEGDVLYRRYVNRFLSLLIGANLSGHNDTLDKTRGVAGAEYLLPLNLSTRLWLDSDGGGRVLFDKELALTPRLSAFGEAEYDSREKWSGQTGVSYLLTKAVSVKVQWHSDHGWGAGVQLRF, encoded by the coding sequence ATGCATCATTTGGGGAGCCTGATTCTTGGTGCTGTCTTGTCGCTTTTGCTGCTTGTGGCGCCGGTTTGCGGTGCCACTATTGACTATGAATTGACGATTTCACGACAGACCATGACAATTGATGGCGTGTCCGCTGACGCAATGACCATAAATAATGGAATCCCCGGCCCGGTACTCACATTCACTGAAGGGGATCATGCGCGGATTCAGGTTCATAATAAGATGTCCGTGCCGACCTCGATTCACTGGCATGGCATTTTGTTGCCCCCGGGAATGGATGGCGTGCCGAATATCAGTTTTCCAGCCATTGCTCCGGGAACGACATTTACCTACGAGTTTGAGATCCGTCAGCAGGGGACGTATTGGTATCATTCTCACAGCGCCCTGCAGGAACAGCGCGGGGTTTATGGAGCGATTGTCATCCATCCCCGCAAGCATCAGGCGGAACAGAATGAGTCGGTCGTGTTGTTTTCCGACTGGACCCATGAAGATCCTCACGCGGTGTTGCGAACACTGAAGCGTGGCAGTGAGTGGTACAGCGTCTCCAAAGGCAAAGCGCAGAGCCTGATCGGTGCGGCACGTGCCGGACGACTGAGTGATTTTTTTACCCGCGAACTTCAGCGTATGCCGTCCATGGATATTGCCGATGTCGCCTATGACCGTTTTCTGGCTAATGGCCGTCCGGAGACGTTGATCCCGGAAGCCTCAGGACATCAACAACGGCTGCGCCTCGTCAATGGTTCGGCGACGTCCTTTTTCTATGTGGAGTCCGCCACCGGGCCGTTGACGATTGTTTCTGCCGATGGTCAGGAGGTGCAACCGCTCTCCGTTCCCCGTTTGCTGATCGGTGTGGCCGAAACCTACGACGTGCTGGTTGATGTCCCCCCGCAGGGGGCCTATGAGCTGCGCGCCACAGCCCATGACGGCTCTGCCTATGCGTCGGTATGGCTTGGGCGTGGTCACCGTTATGCTGCCGCACAGATGGCCGATCCGGATGTCTACCATGCCATGGGTGGCTTGTCTCTGGCCCAGTTCTTTGCCTGGACGCCATCGGGGAGTATGGGCATGGCGGATCGCGAGGTGCTGCGCGGCGCCTTTGATGCGCCCGGCATGGCTGGAATGTCCTCTATGGACAGCATGGCAGGCATGGAGATGAGCCACTCCGGGGCGATGTCGGAAATGTCGGGAATGGGGAATATGGCAGCAATGGACGGCCACGCGATGATGCCCGCCGACGCGATGAAAAAAGACCACATGGTTATGGCGGACATGACCATGGCAGCTGAGTCGGAAATGCAGACTGACAGCGCATCGGGTATGGCGTGGATTGGCAACCGTTTTGCCAGCAACTTTGTTCTCATGGCGGCCGATGTGTCCTCGGCGTCGGCTCTGGTGATGGATGGCATGTCGGCACAACGACCGGCACCACCCTATAAAAAACTCCAGGCACCGCACCCGACATCCTTTGCCACTGACCGCCCTCATCGTGATATCCGTCTGACTCTTGACGGCGACATGGAACGTTATGTGTGGCTGCTCAATAACCGTCCCTTGTCTGCCGGTGACGATATCGAGATTCGCCAGGGCGAAGTGGTACGTTTTATCATGATTAACCGCACCATGATGTTTCATCCCATGCATCTGCACGGCCATTTTTTTCGGGTAATCAATGGACAGGGAGAGCGTTCACCGTTAAAGCATACGGTGATTGTTGAGCCGATGAGTACGACGGTGATCGAGTTTGATGCCAATGAAGTGGGGGACTGGTTTTTTCATTGCCATCTGCTCTACCATATGGAGAGCGGCATGGCACGCATGGTTCATTACGAAGAATTCCCTCTGCCAGAAAACCTGCAGGGCATTCGGCCGCAACTCTATCATGATCCCTGGTATGCCTGGGCGGATGTTGATGTGCTTAGCCAGATGACCGAGGGGAACCTGACGCTGACCAATACCTTCAATACGCTGACTGCGGATTGGGAAGTGGGCTGGGGTAAGGTGGAAGATACGGAATGGGAAGGCGATGTCCTTTATCGGCGTTATGTCAACCGCTTCCTGTCGCTGCTGATTGGTGCCAACCTGAGCGGCCATAATGATACGCTGGATAAAACACGCGGTGTTGCCGGGGCTGAATATCTGTTGCCGCTCAATCTTTCAACCCGGTTGTGGCTGGACAGTGACGGTGGCGGGCGTGTGTTGTTTGATAAAGAACTGGCGCTGACGCCGCGGCTGTCGGCATTTGGCGAAGCAGAATATGACAGCCGCGAAAAATGGAGCGGGCAGACCGGTGTCAGTTATCTTCTGACCAAGGCCGTGTCCGTCAAAGTGCAGTGGCATTCGGATCATGGTTGGGGCGCTGGTGTCCAGTTACGTTTTTAA
- the nrfH gene encoding cytochrome c nitrite reductase small subunit produces MKYVATCCVVAVIGLFLYVVYESKMLSYLSGDPKVCINCHTMNTHYATWQHSSHREQASCIDCHLPRDSFANKMLAKAKDGFNHSMAMTLRTYGYNLRITDDAAERIQNNCISCHSEAVSQMMENSQLYSQFDDDVPMGRRCWDCHRMVPHGRTRNLTTTQHNLGVKEL; encoded by the coding sequence ATGAAGTATGTAGCAACCTGTTGTGTTGTGGCAGTGATCGGACTGTTTTTGTATGTCGTCTATGAATCCAAGATGCTGTCCTATCTCTCCGGAGATCCAAAGGTCTGCATCAACTGCCACACTATGAACACCCATTATGCCACCTGGCAACACAGCTCTCATCGCGAGCAGGCCAGTTGCATTGACTGTCATCTGCCGCGTGATTCCTTTGCCAACAAAATGCTGGCCAAAGCCAAAGATGGCTTCAATCATTCTATGGCCATGACATTGCGCACCTATGGCTATAACCTGCGGATCACTGACGATGCCGCAGAGAGGATCCAGAACAATTGCATATCGTGCCACAGTGAAGCCGTATCGCAGATGATGGAAAACAGTCAGTTGTACAGTCAGTTTGACGATGATGTCCCCATGGGACGTCGCTGTTGGGATTGCCATCGTATGGTCCCCCATGGCCGCACGCGTAACCTGACGACAACTCAGCACAATTTAGGTGTGAAAGAACTTTAG
- a CDS encoding alginate export family protein codes for MMKVLVRSVLWSLLLCLTTAGWSAATVVDDVTAALQAGKVDVGVLTSFEYKNRDDATSPAKQLSIRTRIGYQTGDFHHFSLYAQFHNLTNAWEEFRHADGGEADRDLIADPDGNRLYKAHLDYNGLPQTTVRLGRQEIILDDARLLGNIGWRLNGQSFDAVTVTNKSIEDLTLFAGYVNQVNTIALTHVDLDHFYLINAHYAGVKNHTLSVYGYLLDTESTADSARDSATYGVRVVGKPGMFNYALDYTLQTDFADGEDHDADMLNLYAGATVAPIDFGVGYSYISGQDGDDRPFDTLYSTAHKFNGFADLFLSTNGGSLTPGLQDYYAKVATTFLGVKLSVIYHYFDSYEDDQFDGTYGDEVDVVVVKPISDNLKLLVKYANFMQDDDDSNGFANPTVDTEILTARLEYKF; via the coding sequence ATGATGAAAGTGCTCGTGCGCAGCGTTTTATGGTCACTGCTATTGTGTCTGACGACAGCAGGTTGGTCGGCAGCGACTGTTGTTGATGACGTTACGGCTGCATTACAGGCCGGTAAAGTTGATGTTGGTGTTCTGACCAGCTTTGAATATAAAAACCGGGATGACGCCACAAGTCCAGCAAAACAACTCAGCATTCGCACGCGTATTGGTTACCAGACAGGAGATTTTCATCACTTCAGTCTCTACGCACAATTCCATAACCTGACCAATGCCTGGGAAGAATTTCGCCATGCGGATGGTGGTGAAGCCGACCGCGATCTGATCGCCGACCCGGACGGCAATCGCCTGTATAAAGCCCATCTTGATTATAACGGCCTGCCGCAGACCACGGTTCGCCTGGGACGTCAGGAAATCATCCTCGACGATGCCCGCTTGCTGGGCAATATTGGCTGGCGGCTGAATGGTCAATCTTTCGATGCCGTCACCGTAACCAACAAGAGCATCGAAGATCTCACCCTGTTCGCCGGTTATGTCAATCAGGTCAATACCATTGCCTTGACCCATGTCGACCTCGATCATTTTTACCTGATCAATGCTCACTATGCCGGTGTCAAAAACCACACACTCTCCGTTTATGGTTATCTGCTGGACACGGAAAGCACCGCGGATTCGGCGCGCGACAGCGCTACCTATGGCGTACGGGTGGTGGGCAAGCCTGGCATGTTTAACTATGCGCTTGATTACACGCTGCAGACAGACTTTGCCGATGGCGAGGACCACGATGCCGATATGCTGAATCTCTATGCCGGTGCCACCGTTGCACCGATTGATTTCGGCGTTGGCTATTCCTACATCTCTGGTCAGGATGGCGACGATCGTCCTTTCGATACCCTGTACAGCACGGCACATAAGTTCAACGGCTTTGCCGATCTGTTTCTGTCAACCAACGGTGGCAGCTTGACGCCTGGTCTGCAGGACTACTACGCCAAAGTCGCCACGACGTTTCTCGGCGTAAAACTCAGTGTCATCTACCACTACTTCGATAGCTATGAAGACGATCAGTTTGATGGCACCTACGGCGACGAGGTGGATGTTGTCGTGGTCAAGCCGATCAGTGACAACCTGAAATTGCTGGTGAAATACGCCAACTTTATGCAGGACGATGACGACAGCAACGGCTTTGCCAATCCGACCGTGGACACTGAGATATTAACGGCTAGACTGGAATATAAATTTTAG
- a CDS encoding GTP-binding protein, giving the protein MKFLTVSGPPSSGKTAVILQAIDALKQRGHTIGVVKFDCLVTEDDQLYARRGIAVRKGLSGALCPDHYFVSNVEACMSWGQEQGLDLLISESAGLCNRCAPHIQGVTAVCVIDNLSGIGTPKKIGPMLKAADIVVITKGDIVSQAEREVFASRVRQVNPKATILHVNGITGQGAFELSTLLVTGEDHATLTGKKLRFSMPSALCSYCLGETRIGEQHQMGNVRKMDLGGDV; this is encoded by the coding sequence ATGAAATTTCTCACGGTTTCCGGACCGCCCTCATCGGGCAAAACAGCGGTGATCCTCCAGGCCATCGATGCGTTGAAACAGCGCGGTCACACCATCGGTGTGGTTAAGTTCGATTGCCTGGTCACTGAGGATGATCAGCTCTATGCGCGGCGCGGTATTGCCGTGCGCAAAGGGTTGTCCGGCGCGTTATGCCCGGATCATTACTTTGTCAGTAACGTCGAAGCCTGCATGAGCTGGGGACAAGAGCAGGGACTCGATCTGCTGATCAGTGAAAGCGCTGGCTTGTGCAACCGCTGCGCCCCGCATATTCAGGGGGTGACGGCTGTGTGTGTCATTGACAATCTCAGTGGTATCGGCACGCCGAAAAAAATCGGTCCCATGCTCAAAGCCGCCGATATCGTGGTGATCACCAAGGGCGATATTGTTTCCCAGGCTGAACGTGAAGTGTTTGCCTCGCGGGTGCGCCAGGTAAACCCCAAGGCGACCATCCTGCATGTCAACGGTATTACGGGTCAGGGCGCGTTTGAGTTGTCGACCCTGCTGGTCACCGGCGAAGACCATGCCACGTTGACCGGTAAGAAGCTGCGCTTTTCCATGCCGTCGGCCCTGTGCTCCTATTGTCTGGGCGAGACACGCATCGGTGAACAACACCAGATGGGCAATGTGCGCAAAATGGATCTGGGAGGTGACGTATGA
- the amrA gene encoding AmmeMemoRadiSam system protein A: MEDLLSSKEQGILLEIARTAIVSHVRNCEVCVVPREERRLNLKRGCFVTIKQDGKLRGCIGNFQSEIPLFKEVSQMAVASASNDPRFYPMSEDDLDHFTLQISVLSPLVKVGSPEEILVGKHGIYLEKSHYRGVLLPQVATENHWDRTTFLNQTCLKAGLPPEAWKDSDTDVYMFKAQVFGEKE; the protein is encoded by the coding sequence GTGGAAGATTTACTCAGCAGTAAGGAGCAGGGAATCCTTCTGGAAATCGCGAGAACCGCTATTGTCAGCCATGTCCGTAATTGCGAGGTCTGTGTTGTTCCCCGCGAAGAACGGCGACTGAATCTCAAACGCGGATGCTTTGTCACCATTAAACAAGATGGCAAGCTACGCGGCTGTATCGGCAATTTTCAGTCAGAGATTCCCTTATTCAAAGAAGTTTCGCAAATGGCTGTCGCTTCGGCCAGCAATGATCCCCGGTTCTACCCAATGAGTGAAGACGATCTTGATCATTTCACTCTGCAGATTTCGGTTCTCTCCCCTTTGGTCAAAGTAGGCTCACCGGAGGAAATCCTGGTCGGAAAACATGGAATCTATTTGGAGAAGAGCCATTACCGTGGTGTCTTACTGCCACAAGTCGCCACGGAAAACCACTGGGACCGCACGACATTTCTCAATCAAACCTGCCTGAAAGCCGGGCTGCCGCCTGAGGCCTGGAAGGATAGCGATACGGATGTTTATATGTTTAAGGCACAGGTGTTTGGCGAAAAAGAGTAA